A stretch of Schistocerca cancellata isolate TAMUIC-IGC-003103 chromosome 3, iqSchCanc2.1, whole genome shotgun sequence DNA encodes these proteins:
- the LOC126175527 gene encoding uncharacterized protein LOC126175527, giving the protein MTRISTRKSVEIQPNNKLSDTDTKIRVITGRHDRRKQTLKTILRDEAPVFLAHEEVVVSNNLKKGRKSSKNRLKGEDLSRPPRRGGLTETKTRCIQVTEEVGKALRTGAWQNRKEDIGSLSCRNKQPTNCDSDIMSVDSAVSRKRVNTNIPPHKESTPTMLSKVRENRKASRCCAECKSVVFDRDKLRLRGALGVKICDSCWSKKKPKEVHVATQPVLSRATSPTVKKCLVKLFDVSRYPAGHPFGKGFLSQRSLKRRFNESQVVLNDTANEMIVQPKRARRGGSSTFPVEFVNTSKEQQFKDGKQIFEINSRQLNETGAKERSRAASNSRNVPSVTTDVTTSNKNEKSYRRTSDQSTAENTEQEKLGKKLSVSPLKVNAQRLPERRVSRKNSPSTETITKTRTSRRSSSNNESASEKKTLRKNGLNTEVPSEKRTIQKGSENVESSTEKSERSSMNTEISSERKSRRSSMNAEITSQKKTPQRTKMMVETAPEKMVSRSSSVNAEIEGGKKTSRRSSTSTETTPARVSRRNSVNTDTASEIRILRRNSNETSGTRTKRGSSISNNLSKSALPVRIQSKNENLPGLLRKGQKQVISSGKAKIALSKLETKGDRNTSKIRLSQIRSVALRKMLPEAAVAKSSLTNNKKTQLILDKNKPNTVISRKGSVLPKYSKPGERPHAKSVLTRKTGNDFKNRKSLSHGDSKSVFGKLHSKITTVQHIKKSDVNTLDTSPLSEKTAASRKRKMDLPDKSPGVKKRKIESVPVRRKQTTVGKEFTRAKNLTYKCDMCNNKYSSLAEERLHELSHTGRQPVLVLHKCDSPQGVLSLIREDDFSSLNICSSDSEIQKGVTYEMNMTYDGSNTEMNVEADIGTVQTAERKDEDTDAIQVENLANTDEERKSNVNKSLEMVETGEMHDTDHEKSIPFDNCDTVPVLKKQDIEHSQQRIRSDADICPPAEMDKNKTDPILENSKASKAEIESSKESSSVCSPEIAKKPKSSDEIAVLLEEIFGESSEEDLISVTGIRNLRQTADAVNSGIDKTSKSSMEKPPYGMNTLQHTSVTQNLATVVPSETAEAVTQYLKGETHNPEEILHQLNYGDKIVVENEAKTDTKTSSDTDQADTNIKLPGDVEVNNSHKDWDSEGGSPETSSVNNIEGEVTKLKDFEDDESNRKQLVDNESEVLDGSQQVQSHDETVCLTSAKESNLELSTDITDNENQNLEDSTHELAVGENNVLKDKTSDDMCMTDDISLGGNKDFPNSVTKDDSVISVKGSIVSESSCKQSQIETVNQNVGHHDAYCIDSAGASPQHKYKVDSGDKHSISVLVESVNEEEQKATDQEKQVMLDTTNSTVTHEIVETCGNNDKCDESELPSEIYRDEETVLECNDKDTVLECHKKEQFKSDKIFHPEDITENIVNEEQVDKKPIEIMEGETGSEINGKIIIEQVECVDNSDLLNKQNSDEVSEIAKIESNASEKCNTNTSVETISQPENETRAVGEVTPPTDLVLAANNENEVNSTKDSLADVLQNEICEDEAGATENGLIKDVLLVENKEANEMLNTASGDVVGVTERGSRSIEVHSPSEADTVECMEIDSGKNSNDTAPKLDELNCDKYICDSSEVKDTELDLLTQPDGVCDASQETDSSYKGTINTTCDVSSKLDNKIVVSDSGHDIEYEEITATLDSGPELKIDNVEQEVESPDSGHNLDALNASHETENVLQTETLDTEHEQQVLNPNNELSIQFASQKIQTFNDGLEMKATNDTNSKDVGVDDCSPCTDHDGTNNSDESHQLTVQESVKEGTPVDVDQRAQSVDSTNLVDTKESEMEPLISNCGVDTTGKSEVVEAGTTAQEIEITDSSCGTQKVVSACEDKTDDDVNCKIETEDVNSEAEVEKARQELETANADHEVELVSASEVASNEVVVALDASSEGDALVSGDEVGTDIPFVPTSDLSTNSEITAGISDCCPSLVGVENLSFNVRHTVPDVFEEDEQILQEVGDHSILQEPDCADMNVETLTKGQNEIQEAEIADNVKPPLAVGLNGMNEKVNDECRTKMRADSDEMLKDNLNLPDSGDNDIAGLEPISDDELDFM; this is encoded by the coding sequence ATGACACGAATTTCTACAAGGAAATCAGTTGAAATTCAACCTAACAATAAACTTTCTGACACAGACACAAAAATAAGAGTTATAACTGGAAGGCATGACAGAAGAAAACAAACTTTGAAAACAATTTTGAGAGATGAGGCTCCAGTATTTTTGGCTCATGAAGAGGTAGTGGTTTCAAACAATCTTAAAAAAGGACGAAAATCAAGTAAAAACAGATTAAAAGGTGAAGATTTAAGTAGGCCACCACGCAGAGGTGGGCTTACAGAAACAAAGACCAGATGCATACAAGTTACAGAGGAAGTTGGAAAAGCTCTGAGAACTGGTGCATGGCAGAATCGTAAAGAGGACATTGGTTCATTATCTTGTAGAAACAAGCAACCTACAAACTGTGATTCAGACATAATGAGTGTTGACAGTGCAGTGTCAAGAAAACGTGTGAACACCAACATACCACCACATAAAGAAAGCACTCCAACAATGTTGAGTAAAGTGAGAGAGAACCGTAAGGCTAGCAGGTGCTGTGCTGAATGTAAATCTGTGGTGTTTGATCGTGATAAACTACGATTGAGAGGTGCTCTTGGTGTAAAAATTTGTGACTCTTGTTGGTCAAAAAAGAAACCTAAAGAGGTACATGTAGCCACACAACCTGTATTATCTAGAGCAACTTCACCAACAGTTAAGAAATGTCTGGTGAAGCTTTTCGATGTGTCGAGATATCCTGCGGGCCATCCTTTCGGCAAAGGTTTTCTGTCACAGAGATCTCTCAAACGCAGATTTAATGAATCTCAGGTTGTTCTAAATGATACAGCTAACGAAATGATTGTGCAGCCAAAGAGAGCACGTAGAGGTGGCAGCTCAACATTTCCAGTAGAATTTGTAAATACATCCAAAGAACAACAATTCAAAGACGgtaaacaaatttttgaaataaatagcAGACAACTGAATGAAACAGGTGCAAAAGAAAGGTCTCGGGCTGCTTCTAACTCCAGAAATGTGCCAAGTGTAACTACTGATGTAACTACAAGTAACAAAAATGAGAAGAGTTATAGGAGGACAAGTGACCAATCTACTGCAGAAAACACTGAGCAGGAGAAACTAGGGAAAAAGTTATCAGTTTCACCATTGAAAGTGAATGCTCAAAGATTACCAGAAAGAAGAGTTTCTAGGAAAAATAGTCCAAGCACTGAAACCATAACAAAAACAAGAACTTCCAGAAGAAGCAGCAGTAATAATGAATCAGCATCAGAAAAGAAAACGTTACGAAAAAATGGCTTGAACACTGAAGTTCCATCTGAGAAGAGAACGATACAGAAAGGCAGTGAGAATGTCGAATCTTCAACAGAGAAGTCTGAGAGAAGTAGCATGAACACTGAAATTTCATCTGAGAGGAAGTCCCGAAGAAGCAGCATGAATGCTGAAATTACTTCACAGAAAAAAACACCACAAAGAACGAAAATGATGGTGGAGACTGCACCAGAAAAGATGGTGTCACGAAGTAGTAGCGTAAATGCTGAAATTGAAGGAGGAAAGAAAACGTCACGGAGAAGTAGCACAAGTACTGAAACTACACCTGCTAGAGTTTCAAGAAGAAATTCTGTAAATACTGATACTGCTTCTGAAATAAGGATCTTAAGAAGAAATAGCAATGAAACATCTGGAACGAGAACAAAAAGAGGAAGTAGCATTTCAAATAACTTGAGTAAATCTGCACTTCCTGTTCGAATCCAGAGTAAAAATGAAAATCTACCTGGTTTGTTAAGAAAGGGCCAAAAACAAGTAATTTCTTCAGGAAAAGCAAAAATTGCATTATCCAAATTAGAAACTAAAGGTGATAGAAACACTTCTAAAATAAGACTTTCACAAATAAGATCTGTGGCATTGAGGAAAATGTTACCAGAAGCTGCTGTTGCTAAAAGTAGTCTAACTAATAATAAAAAGACACAACTCATTCTTGATAAGAATAAACCGAATACTGTGATCTCTCGTAAAGGTAGTGTGCTACCGAAGTATAGTAAACCAGGGGAAAGGCCTCATGCAAAAAGTGTGTTAACAAGAAAAACTGGTAATGATTTCAAAAACAGGAAGAGTTTATCCCATGGGGACAGCAAGTCAGTTTTTGGTAAATTGCATTCAAAGATAACAACTGTACAACATATTAAGAAATCTGATGTTAATACATTGGACACATCTCCATTGTCAGAAAAAACTGCTGCATCTAGGAAGAGAAAAATGGATCTGCCAGACAAGTCACCGGGCGTAAAGAAGCGTAAAATAGAAAGCGTGCCTGTAAGAAGAAAACAAACAACTGTAGGAAAAGAATTCACAAGAGCTAAAAATCTCACTTACAAATGTGACATGTGTAATAATAAGTACAGTAGTCTTGCAGAGGAAAGGTTGCATGAACTTTCACATACTGGAAGGCAGCCTGTTCTTGTTTTACACAAATGTGATAGTCCTCAGGGTGTGCTTTCATTAATAAGGGAAGATGATTTTTCTTCATTAAATATTTGTAGCAGTGATAGTGAAATACAGAAAGGTGTAACGTACGAGATGAACATGACATATGATGGCAGTAATACTGAAATGAATGTAGAAGCTGATATTGGAACAGTGCAAACTGCAGAGAGGAAAGATGAAGATACAGATGCTATACAGGTTGAAAACCTTGCAAATACTGACGAAGAGAGAAAGTCAAATGTAAATAAATCTCTTGAAATGGTGGAGACTGGTGAAATGCATGATACTGACCACGAGAAAAGTATTCCATTTGATAATTGTGACACTGTTCCTGTGTTAAAGAAACAGGATATTGAACACAGTCAGCAGAGGATACGTAGTGATGCAGATATATGTCCACCTGCTGAGATGGATAAAAATAAAACAGACCCCATTCTTGAGAACTCAAAAGCATCCAAAGCAGAGATTGAATCGTCCAAAGAAAGTTCTTCTGTCTGTTCCCCAGAAATAGCTAAAAAGCCGAAAAGTTCAGATGAAATTGCTGTGCTTCTGGAAGAAATTTTTGGTGAGAGTTCAGAAGAAGATCTGATATCTGTTACGGGAATCAGGAATTTGAGACAAACAGCAGATGCAGTTAATTCAGGTATTGATAAAACAAGTAAGTCATCAATGGAGAAACCTCCTTATGGTATGAATACCCTGCAGCACACTTCGGTTACCCAAAATTTGGCAACAGTAGTTCCTAGTGAAACTGCTGAAGCAGTAACTCAATATTTAAAAGGAGAAACACACAatccagaagaaatactgcatcagcTGAACTATGGAGAtaaaattgttgtagaaaatgaagCAAAGACCGATACAAAAACCTCAAGTGATACTGACCAGGCAGATACTAACATTAAGTTGCCAGGTGATGTGGAAGTAAATAATAGCCACAAGGATTGGGACAGTGAAGGAGGTAGCCCTGAAACTTCTAGTGTTAATAATATTGAAGGTGAAGTTActaaattaaaagactttgaagatGATGAAAGTAATAGAAAACAGCTTGTTGATAATGAATCGGAAGTTCTTGATGGAAGTCAACAAGTACAGTCACATGATGAAACAGTGTGTCTCACCAGTGCTAAGGAGAGTAATTTGGAACTTTCTACTGACATTACAGAtaatgaaaatcaaaatttggaagaCAGTACTCATGAACTTGCAGTGGGTGAAAATAATGTCCTCAAAGACAAGACTTCTGATGACATGTGTATGACAGATGACATTTCACTTGGAGGTAACAAAGATTTTCCAAATAGTGTTACAAAAGATGATTCTGTAATATCTGTAAAAGGCAGTATAGTTTCAGAAAGTAGCTGTAAACAGTCACAAATTGAGACAGTAAATCAGAATGTTGGGCACCATGATGCATATTGTATTGATAGTGCAGGAGCCAGTCCACAACACAAGTATAAAGTTGATAGTGGAGATAAACACAGCATTTCAGTTCTTGTGGAAAGTGTAAATGAGGAAGAACAAAAAGCCACTGACCAAGAAAAGCAGGTTATGTTGGATACAACAAACAGCACAGTTACGCATGAAATTGTGGAAACATGTGGTAATAATGACAAGTGTGATGAGAGTGAACTACCATCAGAGATATATCGTGATGAAGAGACAGTGTTAGAATGTAATGATAAGGACACTGTGTTAGAATGTCATAAAAAGGAACAATTCAAAAGTGACAAAATTTTTCACCCTGAAGATATCACTGAAAACATAGTTAATGAGGAACAAGTTGATAAAAAGCCTATAGAAATAATGGAGGGAGAGACTGGCAGTGAGATAAATGGAAAGATAATTATTGAGCAGGTTGAGTGTGTAGATAATTCAGACCTACTGAATAAACAGAACTCAGATGAAGTTAGTGAAATAGCAAAAATAGAAAGCAATGCCTctgaaaaatgtaacacaaatacgTCCGTTGAAACAATCAGCCAGCCTGAAAATGAAACTCGTGCCGTAGGTGAAGTGACACCTCCAACAGATCTTGTACTAGCAGCTAATAATGAGAATGAAGTTAATTCTACAAAAGATTCTTTAGCGGATGTATTACAGAATGAAATTTGTGAAGATGAGGCAGGTGCTACTGAGAATGGGTTAATAAAAGATGTTCTTCTAGTTGAgaataaagaagcaaatgaaatGCTTAACACTGCATCAGGTGACGTAGTTGGTGTTACCGAAAGAGGCAGTAGAAGCATTGAAGTGCATTCACCATCAGAAGCAGATACAGTAGAGTGTATGGAGATAGATTCTGGAAAAAATAGTAATGATACAGCACCAAAACTGGATGAACTTAACTGCGACAAATATATTTGTGACAGTTCAGAAGTCAAGGATACAGAACTGGACCTGCTTACTCAACCTGATGGTGTCTGTGATGCCAGTCAAGAGACTGACAGTAGTTATAAGGGAACTATTAATACCACCTGTGATGTTTCTTCTAAATTAGATAACAAGATTGTTGTTTCAGATAGTGGCCATGACATAGAATACGAGGAAATTACTGCCACATTGGATAGTGGTCCTGAGCTAAAGATTGACAATGTTGAGCAAGAGGTAGAAAGTCCAGATTCTGGTCACAATCTGGATGCTCTGAATGCTAGTCATGAAACAGAAAATGTGCTTCAAACAGAGACTCTGGATACAGAGCATGAACAGCAGGTTCTGAATCCCAATAACGAGTTAAGTATCCAGTTTGCTTCTCAGAAGATTCAAACCTTTAATGATGGTCTTGAGATGAAAGCCACTAATGATACTAACTCCAAAGATGTTGGTGTTGATGACTGCAGTCCATGTACTGATCATGATGGTACTAACAATTCAGATGAGAGTCACCAGCTTACTGTCCAAGAATCTGTTAAAGAGGGCACACCAGTGGATGTTGATCAGAGGGCTCAGTCTGTAGATTCTACTAATTTGGTTGATACGAAGGAGAGTGAAATGGAACCTCTGATTTCCAACTGTGGAGTTGACACAACTGGAAAAAGTGAAGTGGTTGAGGCTGGAACAACAGCTCAAGAGATTGAGATTACAGATTCAAGCTGTGGTACACAGAAAGTAGTTTCAGCATGTGAAGACAAAACTGATGATGATGTAAACTGTAAAATTGAGACTGAGGATGTTAACAGTGAGGCTGAGGTAGAGAAAGCTAGGCAAGAGCTAGAGACTGCAAATGCTGATCATGAAGTTGAACTTGTGAGTGCTAGTGAAGTTGCTAGCAATGAAGTAGTGGTTGCTCTTGATGCCAGCAGTGAAGGTGATGCGTTGGTTTCTGGTGATGAGGTCGGAACAGACATTCCGTTTGTTCCTACAAGTGATCTTAGCACAAATAGTGAAATAACTGCTGGCATTTCAGATTGTTGCCCATCATTAGTAGGGGTTGAAAACCTCTCTTTTAATGTCCGGCACACTGTGCCAGATGTTTTTGAGGAAGATGAACAAATACTTCAGGAGGTTGGAGATCATTCTATCTTACAAGAACCAGATTGTGCTGATATGAATGTAGAAACATTAACAAAAGGACAAAATGAAATCCAGGAGGCAGAGATTGCAGACAATGTGAAACCTCCATTAGCAGTAGGTTTAAATGGAATGAATGAGAAAGTTAATGATGAATGCCGCACAAAAATGAGAGCTGATAGTGATGAAATGTTAAAGGACAATCTAAATTTACCTGATTCAGGAGATAATGACATTGCTGGCTTGGAACCAATATCTGATGATGAATTAGATTTCATGTAA